The genome window AGCATCTTAGTTGACTTAAAAATGTTGTTGAATAAGTCGGTCAACCACCTCAACTCCATCCCGCTTGCTAACTTCCAAAAATTCACCGAAATCTCATCGAGCCCTGTTGCCCTGCCTCTTCACGTCTTGTGAATAGCCTCACagacctcctccaccttaaaaagCCAATAATAGCCGAAATCTTGATATTCTTCagtgtgctccaactcccctagtacaatgcctctgtccccctcatcatttaggagcttatgaaaatacgactgccattttttcttaataagaatGTCATCTACCAAAaatctaccatcctcccccttaatgcacttaacCTGGTCCAGATCCCGACCCTTACGCTCCCTAGATTTGGAAAGCCTATACATCATCTTCTCATCGCCCTTCTCCTTTAGTTCCTCATATAATCTCTTAAACGTTATTGTCTTAGCAGCGGtgaccgctaacttagcctccttcctagctaacttgtacttcTCCCTTCTCACCCGTCTTTCCTCTTTATCCTTACTCTAAACCAACTTTACGTAAGTCGTCTTTTTCGactccaccttcttcttaactttttcattccaccaccaatccccccgatgctGGGCAAACCAACCTCTCGAGGCACCCAAAACCTCTCTAGCTGTCTTCTTGATGTAACTCGCAGCCGTATCCCACATACTATACACGTCCCCCTTATATTCCCAAGCCTTCATCCCCTCCAACCTCGCCCCTATCTCCAAAGTAGTAGCCGAAGTCAAGTCACCCCACCTAAATCTAGGTCGACCCTCCCTACCCCTTCTCTTTTTTCCCTTCTTAATATTCAAGTCCATCATTAGACGTCTATGCTGGGTTGAAAGGTTCTCACTCGGAaggaccttacaatccttacacaaatctctatcccccttcctaagcagtaAAAAGTTAATCTGAGTTTTGGCTAACCTACTACGAAAAGTAACCAGATGCTCCTCCTATTTTGAAAAACAGGTGTTCATTACCACCAACTCAAAGGCCCTTGCAAAATCCAAAAGAGTGGATCCTGCATCATTCCTGTCCCCAAAGCCAAAGCCTTCATGCACCTCCCCATATCCTACCAGTAAagccccgatgtgcccattgaagtcccctccTATGAAAATCTTCTTCGAGCTAGGCACGCTACTAACCACCTCGTCCAAAACCTCCTAAAATATCTTCTCCTCCTCCTCGTCCAGGCCCCCCTGTGGCGTATAAGCACTACAGATGTTCACCGTAAACCCCCTAATGactaacttaatagtcatcacccCATCGCTAACCCtattaacctccactacctgctccataagctcttcatccactaaTATACCTACACCATTCCT of Capsicum annuum cultivar UCD-10X-F1 unplaced genomic scaffold, UCD10Xv1.1 ctg5079, whole genome shotgun sequence contains these proteins:
- the LOC124892802 gene encoding uncharacterized protein LOC124892802 produces the protein MDEYKLWYSGSARCRNGVGILVDEELMEQEEHLVTFRSRLAKTQINFLLLRKGDRDLCKDCKVLPSENLSTQHRRLMMDLNIKKGKKRRGREGRPRFRWGDLTSATTLEIGARLEGMKAWEYKGDVYSMWDTAASYIKKTARESKDKEERRVRREKYKLARKEAKLAVTAAKTITFKRLYEELKEKGDEKMMYRLSKSRERKGRDLDQ